One part of the Eucalyptus grandis isolate ANBG69807.140 chromosome 10, ASM1654582v1, whole genome shotgun sequence genome encodes these proteins:
- the LOC104422828 gene encoding protein STRICTOSIDINE SYNTHASE-LIKE 6 yields MSASRTDSPPPPPPTRSALKSSLAVTLLSVLAPILAVTVLYRHEPFDPASPPIHELPETVAAPIQNGRILGSAEMVGAGRVVGPEDVEHDPASGVIYVGCADGWVKRIKVGGSAGYAAVEDWVNTGGRPLGLALGRDGELIVCDAYKGLLNVSKHGTVELLTDEAKGVKFKLTDAVAVATDGTIYFTDASYKYTVGEFIWDILEGRPYGRFLSYDPATKETKVLARDLYFPNGVALSPNQSFVIFCETVMRRCKRYYINGEQKGHIDTFIDGLPGYPDNIRYDGQGHYWIALASGTSVSWDLAFKYPFIRKAAVILERLNRRPAMEKNGGVFQVNSEGKPVAHYYDPQLSLITSGNKIGDYLYCGSLHYPHILRLKLD; encoded by the exons ATGTCCGCGTCAAGAACCgactcgccgccgccgccgccgccaaccaGATCCGCCCTAAAGTCCTCGCTCGCAGTCACTCTCCTATCAGTCTTGGCTCCGATTCTCGCGGTCACGGTCCTCTACCGACACGAGCCCTTCGACCCGGCTTCGCCGCCCATCCACGAGCTGCCCGAGACGGTCGCCGCCCCGATACAGAACGGCCGCATACTGGGCAGCGCAGAGATGGTCGGGGCCGGGCGAGTGGTGGGGCCCGAGGACGTGGAGCACGACCCGGCGTCGGGTGTCATCTACGTGGGCTGCGCGGACGGGTGGGTCAAGCGGATCAAGGTGGGCGGCTCGGCCGGCTACGCCGCGGTGGAGGACTGGGTCAACACCGGCGGGAGgccgctcggcctcgccctcgGGCGCGACGGCGAACTTATCGTTTGCGACGCATACAAG GGGCTACTGAATGTGAGCAAACATGGAACGGTGGAGCTGTTGACAGACGAGGCAAAAGGCGTGAAGTTCAAACTCACAGACGCTGTGGCTGTGGCCACTGACGGGACGATATACTTCACCGACGCCTCGTACAAGTACACCGTCGGGGAGTTCATTTGGGACATTCTAGAGGGTCGGCCGTATGGGAGGTTCTTGAGCTACGACCCGGCGACCAAAGAGACTAAGGTGCTGGCTCGGGATCTCTACTTCCCCAATGGCGTTGCGCTCTCGCCCAACCAAAGTTTCGTTATCTTCTGCGAAACCGTCAT GCGGAGGTGTAAGAGGTACTACATAAATGGTGAGCAAAAAGGGCATATCGACACATTCATCGACGGTTTGCCTGGGTATCCGGATAACATCAGATATGATGGACAAGGCCATTACTGGATCGCACTCGCCTCA GGGACCTCGGTGTCATGGGATTTGGCGTTCAAGTATCCCTTCATAAGGAAAGCAGCCGTGATCTTGGAGAGACTAAACAGGCGGCCGGCAATGGAAAAAAATGGTGGGGTTTTTCAGGTCAACTCGGAGGGAAAGCCAGTCGCACATTACTACGATCCTCAACTATCATTGATAACGAGCGGGAACAAGATTGGTGACTACTTGTACTGCGGCTCCCTTCACTATCCTCACATCCTTCGCCTCAAATTAGATTAG